CGACAAGGGTCGCCTCCACGTCGACGGCCGCCGCGACGACCTGATCGTGACCGGTGGCGAGAACGTGTGGCCTGCATCGGTGGAGGAAGTGCTCCGCAGCCATCCGGGCGTCGCCGATGCGGCCGTGGCCGGGCTCCCCGATGACGAGTGGGGCCAGCGCGTGACGGCGTTCGTGGTGCCCGTCACCCGCGACCGACCGCCGACGCTCGCAGGGCTCCGGGAGCACGTGAAGCGACAGCTCCCCGCGTACGCGGCACCCCGCCATCTGGTGCTCGTCGGCCGCCTGCCCCGCACAGCGCTCGGCAAGATCCGTCGAGATCTGCTCCGCGCACCGACGCGCACGACAGGCGAACCCGGGCCGCGGCCGCAGCCCTGAGCGGCCGCCCGGCCGGTCCCACCGCACCGACCGGCACCCCGGGCGTGGCACGCTGATGAGGTGCCCCTTCGACGCCTCGTGCTCGCTTCCGCCTCCTCGGCCCGCCTGCGCCTGCTGCGGACTGCGGGCTTCGACCCCGAGGTCGTCGTGTCGCGCGCGGCAGAAGACGACGTCGGCCACTTGTCGCCCCACGACCAGGCGTTGGCCCTCGCAGTCCGCAAGGCCCGTGCCGTGGCCGACCGCATCGCGGACGACCGCACCACCCCACCAGCACTCGTGGTCGGCTGCGACTCCGTGCTCGACGTCGACGGGACCGCGTACGGCAAGCCCGCCAGCAAGGCGGAGGCGTTGCAGCGCTGGTTCTCATTGCGCGGCCGCGAGGCGGTGCTGCGGACGGGCCACTGCGTGATCGACCTCGCGCCTTCCGTCGAGCCCGAACGCGAGGGCCGTGACCTGCAGCTGGTGCCGATCGCCGAGGTCGCCGCCACGGTCGTGCGGTTCGGGTCGCCGACCGACGAGGAGATCGCCCGCTACGTCGGGACCGGCGAGCCGCTCGGGGTGGCGGGCGGGTTCACGCTCGACGGGTGGTCGGCCCCGTTCATCGATGGCGTCGACGGCGACCCGGGCAACGTCATCGGCCTCTCGCTGCCGCTGTTGCGCGTGCTGGTCGAGCGGCTCGGCCTGTCGGTCACCGACTTGTGGCCGTGAGCACCACCACGGCGCCCGCGCTCCAGATCGGCCACATCGATCTCGACGTGCCGGTGGTGCTGGCACCCATGGCCGGCGTCACGAACGCGCCGTTCCGCACCTTGTGCCGGCGCTTCGGCGCCGGCTTGTACGTCAGCGAGATGATCACCGCTCGTGCGGTGGTGGAGCGCAACGACCGAACTTGGAAGCTCGCCGCGTTCGCCCCCGAGGAGACGCCGCGGTCGCTGCAGCTCTACAGCACGAATCCATCCACCACCGCGGAGGCGGTGCGGATCCTGATCGGCGAGTTGGGGATCGACCACCTCGACCTCAACTTCGGGTGCCCAGCCGCCAAGGTCACCCGCAAGGGTGGCGGTGCGGCCCTTCCCTGGCGCCACCGGCTGTTGCGCCGGATCGTCGCCGCTGCCGTCGCCGTCGCTGAGCCGCACGGGGTGCCGGTCACCGTGAAGTTCCGCAAGGGCATCGACGACCACCACCTCACCCACGTTGCCACCGGTCAGATCGCCGAGGAGGAGGGCGCCGCCGCCGTGGCGCTGCACGCTCGCACCGCGGAGCAGCACTACGCGGGAGCTGCCGACTGGGATGCCATCGGTGAGTTGAAGGCCGCCATCGCGTCGATCCCCGTGTTGGGCAACGGCGACATCTGGGAGGCCGCCGACGCCCAGGCGATGATGACCGCGACCGGCTGCGACGGTGTGGTCGTCGGCCGGGGTTGCCTGGGCCGCCCGTGGCTGTTCGGTCAGCTCGCCGCCGTGTTGGCGGGGCGACCCGAGCCGGCCCCACCCGCACTCGGCGGCGTCGCCGACCTCATGGTCGAGCACGCCCAACTCCTCGCGGCGTGGAAGGACGACTTGTGGGGCGTCGGGCGCGACATCCGCGAGTTCCGCAAGCACGCCCACTGGTACGTGAAAGGTTGGCCGGTCGGCAACGACGTCCGCCGCGCGGTCATGCAGGTCTCGACCCTCGACGACCTGGTCGAGATCGTGTCGCGCTTGGACCGTTCGATGCAGTTCCCTGACAGCGCGCGCCGAGTGGCCCGCGGCCATACGAGCGGACCCCGACCGGTCGCGCTGCCCGAGGGTTGGCTCGACGACCCGGACGATCCCGCCGCGCCGCTCGGCGCCGAGGAGATGGTGTCGGGGGGCTGACAAGGTCCCCGGGCCGCGTACGCTGC
This region of Acidimicrobiales bacterium genomic DNA includes:
- a CDS encoding Maf family protein; its protein translation is MPLRRLVLASASSARLRLLRTAGFDPEVVVSRAAEDDVGHLSPHDQALALAVRKARAVADRIADDRTTPPALVVGCDSVLDVDGTAYGKPASKAEALQRWFSLRGREAVLRTGHCVIDLAPSVEPEREGRDLQLVPIAEVAATVVRFGSPTDEEIARYVGTGEPLGVAGGFTLDGWSAPFIDGVDGDPGNVIGLSLPLLRVLVERLGLSVTDLWP
- the dusB gene encoding tRNA dihydrouridine synthase DusB, which gives rise to MSTTTAPALQIGHIDLDVPVVLAPMAGVTNAPFRTLCRRFGAGLYVSEMITARAVVERNDRTWKLAAFAPEETPRSLQLYSTNPSTTAEAVRILIGELGIDHLDLNFGCPAAKVTRKGGGAALPWRHRLLRRIVAAAVAVAEPHGVPVTVKFRKGIDDHHLTHVATGQIAEEEGAAAVALHARTAEQHYAGAADWDAIGELKAAIASIPVLGNGDIWEAADAQAMMTATGCDGVVVGRGCLGRPWLFGQLAAVLAGRPEPAPPALGGVADLMVEHAQLLAAWKDDLWGVGRDIREFRKHAHWYVKGWPVGNDVRRAVMQVSTLDDLVEIVSRLDRSMQFPDSARRVARGHTSGPRPVALPEGWLDDPDDPAAPLGAEEMVSGG